CCATCAATTTATTGCTCCCTTCGGTCGCATAAATTGGGTTAGGTCATAAAAAAGGTACATCTAAAGATATTCAACGCCAATACCTTAGATGTACCTTCTAGATATGTTTTTATCTTTCTGCAAATGATTCGAATACAATATCGACCTTTACTTCCTTGTTATTTCTGATTACCGTTATTGTGGCTTTGTCTCCCGGTCTGTATTTGTAGATGGATCTTGTCAAATTGCTCATTCTACTGATCTCATCATTATCAATTTTAACGATAATATCATTTCCTTGAATTCCATACTTTGCTGCCACTGAGTTTTCCAATACCTCTTTAACGTAAACACCATGTTCTACCGGTGTCTGTTCTCCACTATAGGCTCTATAAGCATCTAAGTTCAATCCTCTAATGCCCAGATATACCCTTGTAAATTCTCCATTTTCAATGAATTGATCTACAATTGGTTTTGCAATATTAATTGGTATAGCAAATCCCAAGCCTTCCCCAGTGCTTATTTTAGCTGTGTTGATCCCTATAACCTGTCCTTTTGCATTTAGTAATGGACCACCACTATTTCCTGGGTTAATAGAAGCATCTGTCTGCATTAGGTTTTCTATGGTCTCCCCAGCAGTATTTATGGTGATGGTTCTGTTCAATCCGCTGATAACTCCTTGGGTTAAACTTCTTTCAAAGGTTAGTCCCAGTGGATTTCCAATGGCAATGGCAATTTCTCCTACCTCTACACCATCACTGTCACCCAAATCTGCGGCGATAAAGTTTTCTCCTTCTATTTTTATCACTGCAAGATCTAAGCTGGCTTCATTCCATAGAACCTTAGCATCCAGTTGTCTACCATCGCTGAGAAGCACCTTTACCTCTTTTGCATTACCATCATTTACTACATGGGAGTTGGTCAGTATATACCCTCTAGCATCTACGATTACCCCAGTACCTACTCCCGATGCTTCTTGCATGCCCAGCCAGGTTCTCTGAAGAGAAACCGTTGTAATACCTACGACGGAGGGCATTACCTTTTTAGCAACGGCAGAATATACTGTTAAATCCTGGTTCGGGTTAATTGTAATGTTCTGTGCAGCTTCATTAAATGATATACCTCTTTGTTCCAACATCTCTGGCAAAAGCTGATAGGTAGCACCTAAAGTTAGCGCACCTCCCAAAACTATTCCAGCTAAGGTACCACTGATAAACCTTTTGCGTGATTCTTTGGAGAATCTTCTCTCCATCCTGTTGAGTTCTTTTTCCATTTCCTCTATGCTTACATTTACCGCTACAGGCTCCACTTGTAGGATGGATTCTTCCGCTTTCATCTCTACCTCTTCTACTGCAAGCTCTCTGTAGCTTTCTGTTTCTTGCTCTTTATTTCTGCTACTTGTGTTTGCATCCTGCTCTTCAAATTGATTTTTTCTTTCATTTTCAAAATTATTCAAACGAATCGCCTCCAAGGAACTAAAATATAGGATTAAAATTGATATATATTACTTACCCTGTCCCTATACAGTAAATCTAGTTCTATGTCTCTTCCTACAATAATTTTTTTGTTTTCTAAAATATTTTTTACTGTTGCGATCGCTAGTTCAGGAAAATTATTTTCCTTGCTCAAATGGGCAAGTAATATGGATTTTACATTTTTGTGTACCAGCTCAACGATGGCATTCCCTGCGGCTTCATTGGATAGATGCCCCATATTTGAAAGGACTCTTCTCTTTAAGCTATAGGGATAGCTGCCAGCCTTCAGCATTTCTTCATCATGATTCGATTCTAATATGACGAGATTGGAGCCCTCTATTTCACCTATAACATCTTCGCTTATATACCCGAGGTCTGTAGCAATGCTTATTTTAATATCCTTTTTCTTAATACTGAATCCAACGGGTTCATTGGCATCGTGAGAGATTCTATAAGGCCGGATGTTAAAGTCTCCAATATAAAAATCTTCGTTGGATACAAAGTTTTTTATATTTTCCTCCTTAACTTTTCCAATCTTACAGCCCATCCCTTCCCATGTTCCAGTATTCGCATAAATGGGAACATTATACCTTCTAGATAATATACCAACACCATTGATATGATCGCTGTGCTCGTGACTCACTAGAATCGCCGAAAGGTTTCTAGGATCTACATCAACTTCTTTCAGCTTATTTTCTATTTGCTTGCCACTCAGCCCTGCATCTATTAATATGAAATGATCTTTATCATGGACCAAATGGCAATTACCGCTACTCCCACTTGCTAAAGAGCAAAAACGAACTGTCATATTTACTGCCTCCAATTTATCCTTATTATATCGAACAATCCTTAAATTAGTCTTAATTCGTTTCCTTTTTTCTTCTGATGCTTGCACCCAAGCTGATCAATTTCTGTTCCAATTGATCATATCCTCTGTCGATATAGTGAACATTTTCTATTTCGGTTTCGCCCTTCGCCGCAAGACCAGCAACGATCAAAGAAGCGCCTGCTCTCAGATCGGAAGCGGACACCTTTGCCCCTGTTAGATTTTCAACACCATGGATCACTGCTACCCTACCGTCCACCTTGATGTCTGCACCCATTCTTTTCAGCTCATCCACATGCTTAAAGCGCCCTTCAAAAATAGTTTCCGTTACAATTCCCGTTCCTTCTGCTGTGGACAACAGACTGCTCATTGGCTGTTGTAAATCCGTTGGAAATCCTGGATACACTAAGGTTTTGATGCCAACACTCTTCAATCTACCGGAAGAGATTACCCTTAAAGATTCCCCGTTTTCTATCACCGTAACACCCATTTCCTTCAGCTTTGCAGTGATGGCATCCAAGTGCTTCGGTATGACGTTATCGATTAACACATCGCCACCAGCAGCAGCGGCAGCAATCATATAAGTCCCAGCCTCTATTTGATCTGGTATCACCGTATGGATACAACCACCCAGCTTTTCTACACCTTTAATTTTTATTACATCGGTACCTGCGCCCTTAACGTCTGCGCCCATGCAGTTTAAGAAGTTGGCCATGTCCACAACATGAGGCTCCTTTGCTGCATTGTCTATAATCGTTGTTCCCTCAGCCATAACTGCTGCCAGCATGATGTTAATAGTTGCTCCAACGCTGACAACATCCAAATATATTTCTGCACCAACTAGTTTATCTGCTTCCACAGTGATAATACCATGCTCGATACTGACACTGGCACCCATTGCTTCGAATCCTTTAATATGCTGATCAATAGGTCTGCTTCCAATGGAGCATCCTCCTGGATATGCCACCTTCGCTTTTTTAAATCGGCCGAGACCAGCCCCTAAAAGGTAATAGGAAGCTCTTAGTTCCTTTGCTAAATCGTGATCTGCAAAGCAACCTTCCATGGCAGTTGTATTAATTTGCAATGTATTGGGTCTTAACTCCTTTACGTTTGCGCCCAAACTGGACAGCATATCCGCTAATATTTTTACATCACTGATTTGTGGTAAGTTATCGATTACGCAAGTATCTCCAGCCAGTACTGTTGCTGGCAGAATAGCCACTGCTGCATTTTTAAATCCACTGATTTTAACCGTACCATTTAACTTTTTTCCGCCTTCAATTATTAATTTTTCCATATATATTACTGACCTCAGTCAGTGATTCACCATCCTTCATTATAGTCTACACCCTCCATAGAGGATGTACATCATGAATATCTATTTAAATATACTATAATTCAATATTATACCAAACTTTCACAGTTTGAATTTATTATAGCATTTATTTACTTATTTGATAAGTATTATAATCTAGGATTATTTGGAAACCAACTTTATCGGCGCTTCTGCCCATTTGACGCATTCTTGCAGCTCAAATTTGTTCACTCCTTCTAGTCGTGCAAATTTGGTGCTTGTCCTATTGACCTACCCTCAATTTATTGCTTTCTTTGGTCACGTAAATCGGGTTAATTCATAAAAAAAGAAAAAGACCGCAGTCTTTTTCTTGGATTTTAATTGGTATGAATTTGCTTTAGTTTTTGTAAGCCTCTACAAAATAAGTCTTTCCGTTGTCGATGGTTATTTTCCACGATGGAAATGCAGTTCCGGATACGATTTCTTTCCAATCCGATTCCATATAGTCGGAAGGACTAAAATAATACCCCAGATTGATTTCATTTACAAATACATCGCCATCATTTTCTCCTACAATTGCACCCATGGCCCTCGTTAAAGCTTCTGCCGCAGGAATAACCGCTTTCTTCTGCTGTTGGGTTTTCTCATACTCCAGGAGCATGGCTTCCATTTTCACGACACCCCGATTGCTCACATAGACATGGATATAGCTTTCCCCCAGGAACTTATTTTTGTATTTCTGGTTATAGACTAATTTATAGACTTGTTCGTCTTCTAAATCTTCCTGTTTGCCGTAATATACTTGGGACAGTTCTATATCTGGAGTCAGTAAATCATTCTGCTTTAAAAAATCATTACTCATCTTATTGACCGTTTTTTCATTCAGTACAAAATGTTTAACATTTCCATCATAATTCATATATTGGATTCGTTTTCCACCGTCTATGATTAATTCCTTGTCCTGGCCCTTAAAGATTTCCTTCTTTAAAATTTTATCCTCCAAGGTCTGATTTTGCCGCTGATAATTTTTGCCTAAAAGCTTTGAAGCTGTCTGTTCAGCATCAAATACATGGTATCTTACCATCAATATCGGCAGAGAAACAATCTCTCTGGGAATATTCACATTCAAGTAAATGGCATTATTATTTAGGTGCTTTTCAACATCCATTACATATTCATCCGTAATCATTTGACTTTCCTGTTCACCAAAAAACTTACTTTGCAAACTATATGTCAGAAAAATATTTGTTACGATGAAGGCTACAATTAAAATATTTTTTGCTTTGGACCAATCCATAGAATTTCACCACCATCACTTGAAGGTAACATTATTCGAAGAGCCTCTACCTATTAAATCACCAGTATAGCTGTCAAAGTAATAAACATCGCCTTTAATTTTAACACGCCAGCTGGGCTTTAGAATCTGTCCCTTATATTCTTCCATGGTATCAAAATAAACCATCCTTACCTCTTCTATGTTTTTTAATATCTCTGATATTTTGCTGCTATCATCCATTTCTTCTTCTGGTTGAACTCCAGTGTTAAAATATTCGGTCTTTAAATTTTTAATATTTTTATCAATGATGCTTGGGAAATTAATTACCAATTGCTCTGGCGTAAAGCCTTTGATATCCATCAATTTCCGTAC
Above is a genomic segment from Alkaliphilus oremlandii OhILAs containing:
- the htrA gene encoding serine protease HtrA encodes the protein MNNFENERKNQFEEQDANTSSRNKEQETESYRELAVEEVEMKAEESILQVEPVAVNVSIEEMEKELNRMERRFSKESRKRFISGTLAGIVLGGALTLGATYQLLPEMLEQRGISFNEAAQNITINPNQDLTVYSAVAKKVMPSVVGITTVSLQRTWLGMQEASGVGTGVIVDARGYILTNSHVVNDGNAKEVKVLLSDGRQLDAKVLWNEASLDLAVIKIEGENFIAADLGDSDGVEVGEIAIAIGNPLGLTFERSLTQGVISGLNRTITINTAGETIENLMQTDASINPGNSGGPLLNAKGQVIGINTAKISTGEGLGFAIPINIAKPIVDQFIENGEFTRVYLGIRGLNLDAYRAYSGEQTPVEHGVYVKEVLENSVAAKYGIQGNDIIVKIDNDEISRMSNLTRSIYKYRPGDKATITVIRNNKEVKVDIVFESFAER
- a CDS encoding MBL fold metallo-hydrolase — translated: MTVRFCSLASGSSGNCHLVHDKDHFILIDAGLSGKQIENKLKEVDVDPRNLSAILVSHEHSDHINGVGILSRRYNVPIYANTGTWEGMGCKIGKVKEENIKNFVSNEDFYIGDFNIRPYRISHDANEPVGFSIKKKDIKISIATDLGYISEDVIGEIEGSNLVILESNHDEEMLKAGSYPYSLKRRVLSNMGHLSNEAAGNAIVELVHKNVKSILLAHLSKENNFPELAIATVKNILENKKIIVGRDIELDLLYRDRVSNIYQF
- a CDS encoding UDP-N-acetylglucosamine 1-carboxyvinyltransferase translates to MEKLIIEGGKKLNGTVKISGFKNAAVAILPATVLAGDTCVIDNLPQISDVKILADMLSSLGANVKELRPNTLQINTTAMEGCFADHDLAKELRASYYLLGAGLGRFKKAKVAYPGGCSIGSRPIDQHIKGFEAMGASVSIEHGIITVEADKLVGAEIYLDVVSVGATINIMLAAVMAEGTTIIDNAAKEPHVVDMANFLNCMGADVKGAGTDVIKIKGVEKLGGCIHTVIPDQIEAGTYMIAAAAAGGDVLIDNVIPKHLDAITAKLKEMGVTVIENGESLRVISSGRLKSVGIKTLVYPGFPTDLQQPMSSLLSTAEGTGIVTETIFEGRFKHVDELKRMGADIKVDGRVAVIHGVENLTGAKVSASDLRAGASLIVAGLAAKGETEIENVHYIDRGYDQLEQKLISLGASIRRKKETN
- a CDS encoding two-component system regulatory protein YycI; this encodes MDWSKAKNILIVAFIVTNIFLTYSLQSKFFGEQESQMITDEYVMDVEKHLNNNAIYLNVNIPREIVSLPILMVRYHVFDAEQTASKLLGKNYQRQNQTLEDKILKKEIFKGQDKELIIDGGKRIQYMNYDGNVKHFVLNEKTVNKMSNDFLKQNDLLTPDIELSQVYYGKQEDLEDEQVYKLVYNQKYKNKFLGESYIHVYVSNRGVVKMEAMLLEYEKTQQQKKAVIPAAEALTRAMGAIVGENDGDVFVNEINLGYYFSPSDYMESDWKEIVSGTAFPSWKITIDNGKTYFVEAYKN